The sequence below is a genomic window from Synechococcus sp. PCC 7335.
TGTCTGCTGAAGACGACGTACTAGCTGTGGAAATAGCGCTGCAGATAGTGCTGGAGAAGATTCTATTTCACTAATAGAGAGCGGCAGTAGGTGAGTTTCACACAGTGCGGTCGCCCAGTAGGGGTGAATATGAGTCAGCGACGCGCCAAAAGCCATCGCTGGGCCGCAGAGTCCGACGATCGTCTCATTACCGTCAGCGTGAATGGTATGAAGTTGAACAGTGCCTCGACAGATAATGTAAATATGCTGAGACTGTAGTGGAATCGTTATCCCTGTCTGGTAGGTAACAAGCGATCGCTCCTCGTACAATCTCTCCAAGTGTCTTACAAATGGAGTTGATGTCTCACGAATAGGTACAAATGTAGTCAAAGACAAAACAGTAGCCCCGATAGATCTAATCTTTTGGGACTATTCTTGAATATGAAAATTAAACGTCAAGAAAGACTAGGTTAAGAAGTGTATTTCAAAATACAAAGCTCCCTAAACCTTTTCTTAACCTACAGGCTCCAATTGGCGAACATCGGTGACTTGACCTGTGACCGCCGCCGAAACAACCATTGCTGGGCTCATCAGCAGCGTACGCCCAGAAGACGAGCCCTGCCGTCCTTTGAAGTTTCGATTAGAAGAGGAGGCACTGATTTGACTCCCCTGTAGCTTATCGGGGTTCATTGCCAAACACATAGAGCAGCCTGGTTCACGCCACTCAAACCCTGCTGCTTCAAAAATTTTATCTAACCCTTCAGCTTCAGCCTCTATTTTCACTCGCTCTGAGCCCGGCACAACGAAAGCTTTAACCCCAGAGGCAACATGACGACCCTGAGCTACCCTAGCAGCTTCTTGCAAATCGCTTAACCGGCCGTTGGTACAGCTACCGATAAAGCAAACATCGATCTTAGTTCCCTCAATCTGCTGTCCCGGCGAGAGCTGCATATACCGATAGGCTTCCTCAGCGATAGGGCGTTCATCTTCTGGCATTGTTTCCGGTGTGGGAATAGGCTCATTCACACCGATGCCTTGTCCAGGCGTGATACCCCAGGTCACCGTAGGGACAATCTCTGCTGCCTCAAACTTCACGACATCATCGTAATCAGCATCTGGATCGCTACGCAAACTCTCCCACCAGGCAACGGCCTGATCCCACTGCTCAGCTTGAGGAGCAAAGTCACGTCCTTTTATATAGTCATAGGTGACTTGGTCTGGGTTGACATAGCCGCAGCGCGCACCGCCTTCAATCGACATATTGCATAGCGTCATCCGGCCTTCCATCGACAGGCTTTCGATTGCGCTACCTGCAAATTCGTAAGCAAAGCCAACTCCTCCTTTCACACCTAGCTTACGAATGATGTGCAAGATAATATCTTTGGCGAATACGCCTTCAGGCAGTTCACCATTCACTTCAATCCGGCGGACTTTAAGCTTGGCTAAGGCCAGGGTTTGGGAAGCCAGGACATCTCGGACTTGGCTGGTACCAATACCGAATGCGATCGCGCCGAAAGCACCATGTGTAGAGGTATGACTATCACCACATGCGATGGTCATGCCAGGCTGCGTCAGTCCTTGCTCTGGAGCGATCACATGCACAATTCCTTGAGATCCAGATCCCACGTTGAAAAAGCGAATTCCATGCTCAGCAGTATTTGCCTCTAGGGCAGTCATCATCTTCTCTGCCATCGGATCGGCAAAGGGGCGAGACTGGTCTTCTGTCGGTACGATGTGATCGACCGTTGCCACTGTGCGATCGGGGTACATCACCTTCAGCCCACGCTCGTTTAGCATGGCAAAGGCTTGCGGGCTAGTCACCTCGTGGATCAGGTGCAGGCCGATGAACAGCTGAGTTTGGCCAGAAGGCAGCGTGCCTACGGTATGTGCGTCCCAAACTTTGTCGAAGAGTGTGCCTTTGC
It includes:
- the leuC gene encoding 3-isopropylmalate dehydratase large subunit, translated to MSKGTLFDKVWDAHTVGTLPSGQTQLFIGLHLIHEVTSPQAFAMLNERGLKVMYPDRTVATVDHIVPTEDQSRPFADPMAEKMMTALEANTAEHGIRFFNVGSGSQGIVHVIAPEQGLTQPGMTIACGDSHTSTHGAFGAIAFGIGTSQVRDVLASQTLALAKLKVRRIEVNGELPEGVFAKDIILHIIRKLGVKGGVGFAYEFAGSAIESLSMEGRMTLCNMSIEGGARCGYVNPDQVTYDYIKGRDFAPQAEQWDQAVAWWESLRSDPDADYDDVVKFEAAEIVPTVTWGITPGQGIGVNEPIPTPETMPEDERPIAEEAYRYMQLSPGQQIEGTKIDVCFIGSCTNGRLSDLQEAARVAQGRHVASGVKAFVVPGSERVKIEAEAEGLDKIFEAAGFEWREPGCSMCLAMNPDKLQGSQISASSSNRNFKGRQGSSSGRTLLMSPAMVVSAAVTGQVTDVRQLEPVG
- a CDS encoding Crp/Fnr family transcriptional regulator, giving the protein MERLYEERSLVTYQTGITIPLQSQHIYIICRGTVQLHTIHADGNETIVGLCGPAMAFGASLTHIHPYWATALCETHLLPLSISEIESSPALSAALFPQLVRRLQQTEAWLAFSGKRLVTDRLRSLIIQLAQDFGQVGPNGVRITIRLTHHQLATIIGTTRVTVTRLLRDFKDEGWLSVHRRQLIVTPQSVGISL